GACCGACGAGGCGCGACCTCATCATCCTGCTCAGGAGGACGTGGAATCGGCGTGGCGGCGCTCACGGCGCGCTGTCGCCCGGTAGTCGTGCGTCTGGTCATGCTCTGCTGTGCCTGCGCCGCCAGTTGCTGGCGCGCGGCCTCGCGTTGGCGAGTGCTGTCATAGACACGGCGCTGGGCAGCGTTGCCGATGACGCTGTATGCAAGATTGAGTTCACGCATCCGCTCGGAGGCATCGGGTCCGGCATAAACATCGGGGTGATATTTGCGGGCCAGCCGCCGGTAAGCGGCTTCGACTACCTCTTCTTCGGCAAGAGGATCAACTTGCAAGATTTTGTAGTAATCTGGCGAAGGTATGCCGGACATCTTTCTGCTTCCTTACGCGCCAGGAAACCTGACTGGATCAACAAAGACATT
This genomic interval from Ktedonobacterales bacterium contains the following:
- a CDS encoding J domain-containing protein encodes the protein MSGIPSPDYYKILQVDPLAEEEVVEAAYRRLARKYHPDVYAGPDASERMRELNLAYSVIGNAAQRRVYDSTRQREAARQQLAAQAQQSMTRRTTTGRQRAVSAATPIPRPPEQDDEVAPRRSRQAAVSRMQSKIPSVKVSTGDWPAITPTTGKLPVTPLFVYRRPFSMMVFEELRNLGQGLLVIGLLGYPMAVAVCWFPLQAIWSHLQLSQHQALLFTLALLAPPMLALSWWFGRRVRRDKL